From the Phyllostomus discolor isolate MPI-MPIP mPhyDis1 chromosome 7, mPhyDis1.pri.v3, whole genome shotgun sequence genome, one window contains:
- the CCR4 gene encoding C-C chemokine receptor type 4, whose product MNTTDVADTTMDDSIYNNYYLYVNIPEPCTKKGIKAFGGIFLPPLYSLVFLFGLLGNSMVVLVLFKYKRLRSMTDVYLLNLAISDLLFVLCLPFWGYYAADQWVFGLSLCKIISWMYLVGFYSGIFFIMLMSIDRYLAIVHAVFSLRARTVTYGVITSLVTWAVAVFVSLPGLLFSTCYTEEGRTYCKTKYTRNATRWKVLSSLEINILGLVIPLGIMLFCYSMIIRTLQHCKNEKKNKAVKMIFAVVVLFLGFWTPYNVVLFLETLVDLEVIQDCAFERHLDYALQATETLAFVHCCLNPVIYFFLGEKFRKYIIQLFKTCGGSSVLCQYCRLLQIYFPDPSSSSYSQSTVDHDLHDAL is encoded by the coding sequence ATGAACACCACGGATGTAGCAGACACTACCATGGATGACAGCATCTATAACAATTACTATCTCTATGTGAATATCCCCGAGCCTTGCACCAAAAAAGGCATCAAAGCCTTTGGGGGGATCTTCCTGCCCCCACTCTACTCCTTGGTCTTTCTGTTTGGTCTGCTGGGAAACTCCATGGTGGTGCTGGTCCTGTTCAAGTACAAGCGGCTCAGGTCCATGACAGACGTGTACCTGCTCAACCTGGCCATCTCGGACCTGCTCTTCGTGCTCTGCCTCCCTTTCTGGGGCTACTACGCGGCGGACCAGTGGGTTTTCGGACTCAGTCTCTGCAAGATTATTTCCTGGATGTACCTGGTGGGCTTCTACAGTGGCATATTCTTCATCATGCTCATGAGCATAGACAGATACCTGGCCATTGTGCACGCAGTGTTTTCCCTGAGGGCCAGGACCGTGACTTATGGGGTCATCACCAGCTTGGTCACGTGGGCAGTGGCTGTATTTGTCTCCCTGCCAGGGCTTTTATTCAGCACCTGTTACACAGAGGAGGGGCGTACCTACTGCAAAACCAAGTACACGCGCAACGCCACGCGGTGGAAGGTTCTGAGCTCCCTGGAGATCAACATTCTAGGGCTGGTGATCCCCTTAGGGATCATGCTTTTTTGCTACTCCATGATCATCAGGACCCTGCAGCACTGTAAAAACGAGAAGAAGAACAAGGCGGTGAAGATGATCTTTGCCGTGGTGGTCCTCTTCCTGGGGTTCTGGACGCCGTACAACGTGGTGCTCTTCCTGGAGACTCTGGTGGACCTAGAGGTCATCCAGGACTGCGCCTTTGAAAGACACCTGGACTATGCCCTTCAGGCCACGGAGACCCTGGCTTTTGTCCACTGCTGCCTTAACCCAGTCATCTACTTTTTCTTGGGGGAGAAATTTCGCAAGTACATCATCCAGCTCTTCAAAACGTGCGGGGGCTCTTCCGTGCTCTGCCAGTACTGTAGGCTCCTTCAGATCTACTTCCCCGACCCCTCCAGCTCCTCTTACTCACAGTCCACGGTGGATCATGACCTCCACGATGCTCTGTAA